From a single Marinitoga sp. 38H-ov genomic region:
- the gatB gene encoding Asp-tRNA(Asn)/Glu-tRNA(Gln) amidotransferase subunit GatB: protein MKYKTTIGLEIHTQLLTKTKAFCSCSSNAFDSDPNTNICPVCTGQPGALPVFNEEALNLGIKAAIALNAKINEFSRFDRKNYFYPDLPKGYQITQYFFPLANNGYIEIDGKKIRINRIHLEEDSGKMFHEGEDLENASFSFVDYNRSGIPLIEIVTEPDIESPEEARKFMEKLRNILRYAEISSGDMEKGALRCDANISITDIEKNISSNRVEVKNINSFKFVEKALEYERDRIINAMENGENIPQETRGWNFATRSTFSMRSKEEEADYRYFPEPDIPPILVTNEKIEEIRKTMPEMIDEKAKRFIKQYNIKEYDADILASDKVLAEYFENAAKVVKNPQFVSNLIITDLMREMNKNNIELSDVKIKAEHYKELEELIDTGKISTKIAKDIFIEIFQNGKMPSEIVKEKGLEQIDDDSVIEEIVKKIIENNQKQYEQYKNGKTKLFGFFVGQVMKETKGKANPEKANKIVKKLLDS from the coding sequence ATGAAATATAAGACAACAATTGGTCTTGAAATACATACACAACTATTAACAAAAACAAAAGCTTTTTGTTCATGTTCATCAAACGCTTTTGATAGTGATCCTAATACAAATATATGTCCAGTATGTACTGGACAACCAGGAGCATTACCAGTTTTTAATGAAGAAGCTCTAAATCTCGGTATTAAAGCAGCTATTGCATTAAATGCTAAAATAAATGAATTTTCTAGATTTGATAGAAAAAATTATTTTTATCCTGACTTACCAAAAGGATATCAAATAACTCAATACTTTTTTCCTTTAGCTAATAATGGATACATTGAAATAGATGGTAAAAAAATTAGAATTAACAGAATACATCTCGAGGAAGATTCTGGGAAAATGTTTCATGAAGGGGAAGATTTAGAAAATGCTTCTTTTAGTTTTGTTGATTATAATAGAAGTGGAATTCCATTAATAGAAATAGTTACAGAACCAGATATAGAATCACCTGAAGAAGCTAGAAAATTTATGGAAAAATTAAGAAATATATTAAGATATGCTGAAATATCTTCAGGAGACATGGAAAAAGGAGCTTTGAGATGCGATGCGAATATATCAATTACTGATATCGAAAAAAATATCAGTAGTAATAGAGTAGAGGTTAAAAATATTAATTCATTCAAATTTGTTGAAAAGGCATTAGAATACGAAAGAGATAGAATAATAAACGCTATGGAAAATGGAGAAAATATCCCTCAAGAAACTAGAGGTTGGAACTTTGCAACAAGATCAACTTTTTCTATGAGATCAAAAGAAGAGGAAGCTGATTATAGATATTTCCCTGAACCCGATATTCCTCCAATTTTAGTTACAAATGAAAAAATTGAAGAAATAAGAAAAACAATGCCAGAAATGATTGATGAAAAAGCCAAAAGATTTATAAAACAATATAATATTAAAGAATATGATGCTGATATATTGGCTTCGGATAAGGTATTAGCTGAATATTTTGAAAATGCTGCTAAAGTAGTTAAAAATCCTCAATTTGTAAGTAATTTAATTATTACCGATTTAATGAGAGAAATGAATAAAAATAATATAGAATTAAGCGATGTAAAGATTAAAGCTGAACATTATAAGGAGTTAGAAGAATTAATTGATACAGGAAAGATTTCAACAAAAATCGCTAAAGATATTTTTATCGAAATATTCCAAAATGGGAAAATGCCATCTGAAATTGTTAAAGAAAAAGGGTTAGAACAAATTGATGATGATTCTGTAATTGAAGAAATAGTAAAAAAGATTATTGAAAATAATCAGAAACAATATGAACAGTATAAGAACGGAAAAACCAAATTATTTGGATTCTTTGTAGGACAAGTAATGAAAGAAACAAAAGGTAAGGCTAATCCAGAAAAAGCTAATAAAATTGTTAAAAAATTACTTGATTCATAA